The following are encoded together in the Candidatus Woesebacteria bacterium genome:
- a CDS encoding response regulator, giving the protein MSEKCILVAEDEDALAYALKLKLNQAGFKVRLVTTGDDVLKALEEREYDLLLLDILMPGKNGFEVMEIMREKAYKTPVVISTNLSDDRDMALAKKLGAKAYLIKTDYSLDEIVEKIEKCLIKCD; this is encoded by the coding sequence ATGAGTGAGAAGTGTATTTTGGTGGCGGAAGATGAAGACGCGCTGGCATATGCTTTAAAACTCAAACTCAACCAGGCGGGTTTTAAGGTAAGGCTGGTTACCACAGGGGATGATGTATTGAAAGCTCTTGAAGAGCGGGAATATGATTTGTTACTTCTTGATATTCTGATGCCCGGCAAAAACGGTTTCGAGGTTATGGAAATCATGCGGGAAAAAGCTTACAAGACACCTGTTGTTATTTCGACGAATTTAAGTGATGACCGCGATATGGCACTTGCAAAGAAACTGGGCGCGAAAGCTTACTTGATCAAAACCGATTATAGTTTGGATGAAATCGTTGAAAAAATTGAAAAATGCCTAATAAAATGCGATTAG
- a CDS encoding cache domain-containing protein → MKVKKLKKLLVSISEFSAKRLNLALAITSGIFLVVASGLYVWSHYSADKALTNQMLHRQQVIARSGAESIEHLFRATIDSITLLSEREELLTPTERQSALDRYLANWKHFSIVGVFLTDEDGTIVVNSSNVGSKLVGQSISERDYFKQAIREPKGEVFVSKPFISEIGNVAGDTILTFSIQVYDENGDFTGILTSVFLLNDVVNAYLDPLRISDATRISLLAPNGDFWYSQNIDLIDKNIYAVLDNFNFPGKSVFISKLTSGLNQLTEGKLDIVRPLEESEGVVIERSLIAYSPINYQHDNYLYLIVSNPADEAFQFDSTYKAMNFWMVIVVVAVVLAFSFFVVLVVRVAQRDSYIEGYIYGRDQMVHKPKEK, encoded by the coding sequence ATGAAGGTCAAGAAGTTAAAAAAATTACTCGTATCCATATCGGAATTTAGCGCCAAAAGATTAAATCTTGCCTTGGCGATTACCTCCGGAATATTTTTAGTTGTCGCCTCGGGTCTTTATGTGTGGTCGCATTATAGTGCCGATAAAGCTTTAACGAACCAAATGCTTCACCGCCAACAAGTAATTGCGCGGTCGGGAGCGGAGTCGATTGAGCATTTGTTTAGAGCAACGATCGACTCGATTACACTTTTGTCCGAAAGAGAAGAGCTACTTACTCCAACGGAAAGACAAAGTGCTTTGGACAGATATCTTGCGAACTGGAAGCATTTTTCTATCGTCGGGGTGTTTTTGACCGATGAGGACGGAACGATCGTCGTTAATTCAAGCAACGTCGGATCAAAGCTGGTCGGACAATCCATATCGGAAAGAGATTATTTCAAGCAAGCAATTAGAGAACCAAAAGGTGAGGTGTTTGTGAGTAAACCATTTATTTCAGAAATAGGAAATGTTGCCGGAGATACTATTTTGACGTTTAGCATCCAGGTATATGATGAAAATGGTGACTTCACAGGCATTCTTACATCGGTGTTTTTACTTAACGACGTTGTTAACGCATATCTTGATCCACTTCGAATATCGGATGCAACTCGGATTTCTTTGCTTGCCCCCAATGGCGATTTTTGGTACTCGCAAAATATCGATTTGATCGACAAGAATATCTATGCTGTCTTGGATAATTTTAACTTTCCAGGGAAAAGCGTATTTATATCAAAATTGACGAGCGGTTTGAACCAACTCACCGAAGGTAAATTAGACATCGTACGTCCTCTGGAGGAAAGTGAAGGCGTAGTGATTGAAAGGTCGCTAATTGCATACAGCCCGATTAACTATCAACACGACAATTACCTTTATCTAATCGTGTCTAATCCGGCAGATGAGGCTTTTCAGTTTGATTCGACGTATAAAGCGATGAATTTCTGGATGGTTATTGTAGTTGTTGCAGTCGTCCTTGCCTTTTCATTTTTTGTCGTCCTTGTAGTTCGCGTTGCGCAACGCGATTCCTACATAGAAGGGTATATTTACGGACGAGACCAAATGGTTCATAAACCCAAAGAAAAATAA
- a CDS encoding tetratricopeptide repeat protein produces MKNILEKSYLYTAVGLVFLLPIAFSPLSPNPWIPTKLLILVIGVGLMIILKALVTITDGKLTWSIGKFDFPVLLFGFVYLIGAYFKSPSKMEAFLIPGTATAAIGGSLLYFLINQLDKKGKKITTLSLFVSGIVFSLILLIALTGVFASAKGLPTYLQSKYFTPAGGYLPSAIFLFSVLPIGVMLFITEKNIAKKILLGTSSVVVAFAFMASIYRLMPGQQTQLRLPSTKTSWTIAVDSLKESPLMGVGPGNYLTAFNRYRPISFNNTDNWTIKFNTASSYFLTTIAETGMLGVAATILLLFVAIKFVRESISKKHEHLADKEMFGRLISALILLILMLVLPSTELLAVLLFFYLALVTTTSSTGFSLTTHSEVHLMGAAGKSISSRAPAIVLSLPVFIGVGLIFFRSFGLISAEYSFKKSLDFIANNQGVEAYSQLQKTIGQNPYDDRYHARYSQVNLAIANSMAATASQNNGQLSEEDRQRITQLIQQAIREARNTVIINPTRAGNWELLARTYQTIIPLAKGADTFASQSFAQAIALDPYNPNLRLARGGIHYAAGDYANAQQLFELAVRTKPDFANARYNLAFAYKQQNKLTEARTQLTQVMSLVDKNSNDYEVARKALEEIEAQIASKPVAETPPEESQNLVPPAESQEQILVPPVDLNETDAPPEPVVEENQGDASPSITPVLSPTINP; encoded by the coding sequence ATGAAAAATATTCTAGAAAAATCATATTTATATACAGCTGTCGGATTAGTGTTTTTATTGCCTATAGCATTTTCGCCGCTTTCCCCTAACCCGTGGATTCCGACAAAACTATTAATTTTGGTTATAGGTGTCGGATTAATGATCATTCTAAAAGCTTTAGTAACCATAACAGACGGAAAACTCACCTGGTCTATCGGAAAATTTGATTTTCCCGTCCTTCTTTTTGGCTTTGTATATCTTATTGGAGCTTATTTCAAAAGTCCCAGTAAAATGGAAGCTTTTCTAATTCCGGGTACGGCAACGGCGGCAATTGGCGGGTCACTTCTTTATTTCTTGATTAACCAGTTGGATAAAAAAGGGAAGAAAATAACAACCTTATCACTTTTCGTATCTGGAATCGTATTTTCTTTGATACTTCTAATTGCACTTACAGGAGTTTTCGCAAGCGCAAAGGGATTACCTACTTATTTGCAAAGTAAATACTTTACCCCTGCTGGTGGGTATCTACCGAGTGCGATCTTTTTATTCTCTGTTTTGCCTATTGGTGTAATGCTTTTCATTACCGAAAAAAATATAGCAAAGAAAATATTACTTGGGACAAGCAGTGTTGTAGTCGCATTTGCGTTTATGGCATCAATTTATAGATTAATGCCCGGACAACAAACTCAACTTAGATTACCGAGTACAAAAACCAGTTGGACAATTGCCGTTGATTCACTTAAGGAATCACCTCTCATGGGCGTTGGACCAGGAAATTATCTGACTGCTTTCAACCGATATCGACCAATATCCTTTAACAACACTGATAATTGGACTATTAAGTTCAATACTGCATCGTCTTATTTCTTGACAACTATAGCGGAAACAGGCATGTTGGGTGTTGCGGCAACGATTCTTTTACTTTTCGTCGCTATTAAATTTGTCCGCGAGAGCATTAGTAAAAAGCATGAACACTTAGCCGACAAGGAAATGTTTGGACGCTTAATTTCGGCGCTGATACTTCTCATCTTAATGCTCGTTCTGCCATCGACCGAACTGTTAGCCGTGCTTTTATTTTTCTATCTTGCTTTGGTTACGACAACAAGTAGTACCGGTTTCTCACTCACAACGCACAGTGAAGTACATTTGATGGGTGCTGCCGGTAAAAGTATTAGTTCCCGAGCTCCGGCTATAGTACTTTCACTTCCTGTTTTTATCGGTGTCGGGTTGATATTTTTCCGTTCGTTTGGTTTGATATCCGCCGAGTATTCATTTAAAAAATCTCTTGATTTCATCGCCAACAATCAAGGAGTTGAGGCATATTCTCAGTTGCAAAAAACGATTGGCCAAAATCCTTACGATGATAGATATCACGCCAGATACTCGCAAGTAAATTTGGCAATTGCCAATTCCATGGCGGCTACGGCATCACAAAACAACGGTCAACTATCCGAAGAAGATCGACAAAGAATTACACAACTTATTCAGCAGGCAATCCGTGAAGCAAGAAATACCGTAATTATTAATCCTACAAGAGCAGGCAATTGGGAACTTTTAGCTCGGACTTATCAAACCATTATCCCGCTTGCCAAAGGTGCCGATACCTTTGCATCTCAGTCTTTTGCCCAGGCAATTGCTCTTGATCCGTATAATCCCAACCTGCGACTGGCTAGAGGAGGTATCCATTACGCCGCGGGTGATTATGCAAATGCACAGCAACTTTTTGAATTAGCAGTTCGCACGAAACCAGATTTTGCCAATGCCCGATACAACCTTGCGTTTGCATATAAACAACAAAACAAGTTAACAGAGGCAAGAACTCAACTTACACAAGTCATGTCTTTGGTTGACAAAAATTCAAATGACTACGAAGTGGCGAGAAAAGCTCTTGAAGAAATTGAAGCACAGATTGCATCAAAACCCGTAGCTGAAACACCGCCAGAAGAGTCTCAAAACCTTGTACCTCCTGCGGAAAGTCAAGAACAAATACTTGTTCCACCGGTTGATCTTAACGAAACCGATGCGCCACCTGAACCCGTAGTCGAGGAAAATCAAGGCGATGCCAGTCCAAGCATTACGCCCGTCCTCTCACCCACCATTAATCCCTAA
- a CDS encoding four helix bundle protein — translation MNNTNLIPPHGGYKNLKSYQNSEIIADATYYFYNKWIKDYKLASQLNGAARSCKQCIAEDSINSTSKKLELKLIQNARGSLEELLLDYQDYLRQNKHELWNKNTSKAQFIRKLAYKSDKTYETYASFFDNAENTANTIICLIHQTNYLLDQLVNKLENDFLEKGGFTERMYQSRKLSNRVNQV, via the coding sequence ATGAATAACACAAACCTAATTCCTCCTCACGGAGGCTATAAAAATCTCAAAAGTTACCAAAACTCAGAAATTATCGCCGATGCAACTTACTACTTTTATAATAAGTGGATTAAAGACTACAAACTTGCAAGTCAATTAAATGGAGCTGCCCGTTCATGTAAACAATGTATCGCTGAAGACAGCATTAATTCTACAAGCAAAAAACTGGAACTTAAACTAATTCAAAATGCCAGAGGTAGTCTTGAGGAATTGCTGTTGGATTATCAAGACTATCTGCGCCAAAATAAACACGAATTGTGGAACAAAAATACTTCTAAAGCTCAATTCATCCGCAAACTGGCCTATAAGTCCGATAAGACCTATGAGACATATGCAAGTTTTTTTGATAACGCAGAGAATACAGCTAATACTATCATCTGCCTCATCCACCAAACCAATTATCTTCTCGATCAACTAGTTAACAAACTTGAGAACGATTTTCTTGAAAAAGGTGGATTTACAGAAAGGATGTACCAAAGCCGGAAACTATCAAATAGAGTTAATCAAGTTTGA
- a CDS encoding DUF2341 domain-containing protein, with protein sequence MRNNTLIKKVVTTIGRLMSNTRKNRRKALAVFLSIVLILFSIRIWEFIKPKDTQAAWFDENWAYRKTITIDNAMVSGSSDLTNFPVLISLTTDADITAAQTDGDDIFFTSSDGTKLDHEIEYFSSGTLVSWVKIPTLAYAADTEIYIYYGNPGASNQENPKGVWSNSYQGVWHMSEDPSITTDGDCGGGTKELCDSTENSNDADANGTMTTADLIAGKVGNAMDMDGSNDYFTIADSPSFDIGTGNMTLSGWIYSTDTNIGVMQHSNTSDASDGWWIDVLDDGRINYSMNDSDHPSNYFTFDGNAWVYFTIVKNGTAISIYDNGALDLTDDNGQNVTNSAGSFLLGRSDNPYEDTYFAGRLDELRFSNTNRSTDWITTEYRNQNAPATYLSAGTQEKGATPVAFLKFDEGVSNTCFDGTSDACDSTVNRNSAAFGSTTAAPTWQNEDMCVSGKCIWFDGTDDVATITTSESLNLGNQLTNGFTVQGWYKPNSLGESSNGQLFYKGSATYLRLAAGSSSGVTDIQASLSLSGNSATLTIDDAIALNTWHHISMSYTDDGDDEISIYIDGILRGTSINGSGSPTEEGASPETYPIVQATNISATTSTSATTHTVSLPSGISSGDLLVIFFRTGATSTTHTLSGWNTLSTRDSTGRTTIFWKTAAGSEGATVDITTAAGRASAHNSYRITGHDTSDPIDGVFASTNTLDPASLDPGWGSSKILWLAMANTRRTDNTLTAPTDYLSIITAESAASNTSTNHVRLSSAQREYEASSENPGAFGSTGTLSAQHSALVAINPTPAVEGGSDLLLGGTTTANYHGFIDTFKAYNYERTSEQVKSDAIKNTAASGSIAILGQQSKDFLIQGLVGYWPMDETTGNPSDKSGNSTTLTNNNSTAFTAAKFGNSGELNGTSQYFEAADSAHLSVTGSLTLSAWINPDDTTGSQNIVGKWDGTNTSYLLALEGNEVRMYIDSASNYQATTALDITANIFTHVVGTYNAESQTLKIYANGVEIPSTQSGTIPSSINDNAGETVIGADDSAANYFDGHIDDVRIYNRTLSPADIQNLYNWAPGPVAYYPLDENTGTTSVGDKSANGFTGTLTSITENSWVPGNYGSGLYLDGSADFIDIGTGPTKVNTVAFWVKPVTTTEYFVNLTSTTDLISASGGTISATGLSGPTIYINGVQGTTLTAGVWQHVAVTTATAENASNFEIGRTADTNYLEGTIDDIRIYNYARTASQIVEDLNGGHPIGGSPIGSQIARYRFDEMSGDYSYDAVGSYNGNLAGSGVACPQAGVSDCPTWNTEGKINSSMEFDGSNDWIDSTIPSNVTSNVSISLWFYSHDAGSMGNSANLTQYMVTQRRSANNPRLTVGLDNNRLGMLWHDGANNAVEGTTVLSPNTWYHAFLTYNGTTINLYLNGRLEATAAESSMTSATADTFVIGDANDISSGPFDGLLDDVQIFSSVLTQDQMNLIVNANAAVNFGTGYDEQDQLEDGADATPVVYYTFDENTGTTTTYNKGSNQYHGTLTNFTEGSWVPGKYGSALDFERDSSQYISLTTDPTNVAAFTAQAWINIDAINGSDEMTIVGYVNGVGDEWTFSVATDGTLEFEDFVSSKSSTTVLAPGRWYHVAATYNYTTLNIYIDGRLDSTHAITNTFGSNGGDFEVGFRSRFGLSQYFDGLIDEVKFYNYIRTPAQIAYDYNRGKPVGWWRLDECQGSTANDASGNGNNGTITEGGSGTNSGGVGTCSSGNGDEMWDNGTTGKYHASLDFDDTDDLVSITDDEVLDLPNNISISAWVKTGGNEADNVVVSKGTQYELGINADGDVYWYNGSTTEDDASAKVLTGSWHHIAVTNNDTTTKYYVDGILTGTDTAGIGANNATNFLIGYDGTNYFDGQIDDVRIYNYVLSEDQIRQIMNFGSAYFGPAEGAP encoded by the coding sequence ATGAGAAACAATACGTTAATCAAAAAAGTAGTTACAACAATAGGTCGTCTGATGTCTAACACTCGAAAGAATCGACGCAAAGCACTTGCTGTTTTTCTTAGTATAGTTTTAATTTTGTTTTCCATACGTATCTGGGAATTTATTAAACCCAAAGATACTCAGGCTGCTTGGTTTGATGAAAATTGGGCTTATCGGAAAACGATAACGATTGATAACGCGATGGTGAGTGGTTCATCGGATTTAACAAATTTTCCCGTTCTTATCAGTTTGACAACCGATGCAGATATAACGGCAGCCCAAACAGATGGTGATGATATATTTTTTACATCGTCAGATGGCACTAAATTAGATCATGAAATAGAATACTTTTCGAGTGGAACTTTGGTTAGCTGGGTAAAAATTCCAACTCTTGCTTATGCTGCCGATACCGAAATATATATCTATTACGGAAATCCCGGAGCCTCCAATCAAGAAAATCCTAAAGGTGTATGGTCGAATAGTTACCAAGGTGTTTGGCATATGTCAGAAGATCCTTCTATTACAACCGACGGCGACTGCGGAGGTGGCACTAAAGAACTATGCGATTCAACTGAAAACAGTAACGACGCCGATGCCAACGGCACCATGACAACTGCCGATTTAATCGCGGGGAAAGTGGGTAATGCAATGGATATGGATGGCAGTAATGATTATTTTACTATTGCCGACTCCCCTAGTTTTGATATTGGAACAGGAAATATGACACTATCGGGATGGATTTATTCCACAGACACAAATATCGGAGTAATGCAACATTCCAATACATCGGATGCATCTGACGGTTGGTGGATTGATGTATTAGACGATGGACGTATTAATTATTCTATGAACGACTCCGATCATCCGAGTAATTATTTTACCTTCGACGGCAATGCTTGGGTTTATTTTACAATCGTAAAAAACGGTACCGCAATAAGTATTTACGATAATGGAGCATTAGACCTGACAGACGACAACGGACAAAATGTTACTAATTCAGCGGGGAGCTTTTTACTTGGAAGAAGTGATAATCCATACGAAGATACATACTTTGCCGGTCGTTTAGATGAACTTCGGTTTTCCAACACCAATCGCTCAACCGATTGGATCACAACCGAATATCGTAATCAAAACGCACCAGCCACATATCTTTCTGCGGGAACTCAAGAGAAAGGAGCTACACCCGTAGCCTTTTTGAAATTCGACGAAGGTGTATCAAACACATGTTTTGACGGCACAAGCGACGCTTGTGATTCAACGGTCAATAGAAACAGCGCGGCTTTTGGTAGCACAACCGCCGCGCCGACTTGGCAAAATGAAGACATGTGTGTAAGTGGCAAATGCATCTGGTTTGATGGAACGGATGACGTTGCAACCATCACCACTTCCGAATCACTAAATCTCGGCAATCAATTGACAAACGGGTTCACAGTTCAAGGTTGGTACAAACCAAATTCACTAGGAGAAAGTAGTAACGGTCAATTATTTTACAAAGGTAGTGCAACATATTTAAGACTTGCTGCGGGCTCAAGTTCGGGAGTCACCGATATCCAAGCATCACTTTCCCTAAGCGGTAATAGCGCGACTTTGACAATCGATGACGCAATTGCATTAAATACTTGGCACCATATTTCTATGAGTTACACCGATGACGGCGATGATGAAATATCTATTTACATCGACGGTATTCTTCGAGGTACAAGCATTAATGGATCGGGATCACCAACCGAAGAAGGTGCATCTCCCGAAACATATCCAATAGTTCAAGCAACCAACATAAGTGCAACAACATCAACTTCAGCCACAACGCATACCGTATCACTTCCTTCTGGCATCTCTTCTGGCGATTTACTTGTTATTTTCTTTCGGACGGGGGCAACCTCAACCACTCACACACTAAGCGGCTGGAACACATTGTCTACCCGTGACTCAACAGGTAGAACGACAATCTTTTGGAAAACAGCAGCCGGCTCGGAAGGAGCTACCGTCGACATAACAACCGCAGCGGGTAGAGCTTCAGCCCATAATAGCTACCGGATTACAGGTCACGATACTTCTGATCCCATCGACGGTGTCTTTGCATCAACCAATACCCTGGATCCTGCCAGTCTCGATCCCGGTTGGGGTTCGTCAAAAATATTGTGGCTCGCAATGGCAAATACAAGACGAACAGATAATACTTTGACAGCACCAACTGATTATTTAAGTATTATAACTGCCGAATCGGCGGCAAGTAACACAAGCACCAATCATGTCCGTTTGTCGTCTGCGCAGAGGGAATACGAAGCATCAAGTGAAAATCCAGGTGCTTTTGGATCAACGGGGACACTGAGCGCTCAACACTCAGCACTGGTTGCCATCAACCCCACTCCGGCTGTCGAAGGCGGTAGTGATTTGTTGCTTGGTGGTACTACCACTGCCAATTACCATGGTTTTATTGATACTTTCAAAGCCTACAACTACGAGAGGACATCGGAGCAAGTTAAATCTGATGCAATCAAAAATACGGCTGCAAGTGGTTCTATTGCAATACTTGGTCAACAAAGCAAAGACTTTCTAATCCAGGGACTTGTCGGTTACTGGCCGATGGATGAGACGACGGGAAATCCTAGTGATAAAAGTGGCAATTCGACAACTCTAACTAATAACAACTCTACAGCTTTTACTGCGGCTAAATTTGGTAATTCGGGTGAACTTAATGGAACAAGTCAGTATTTTGAAGCTGCGGACAGCGCACATTTGTCGGTAACAGGTAGTCTCACTTTGAGCGCTTGGATTAATCCCGATGACACAACCGGATCACAAAACATTGTCGGAAAATGGGATGGTACAAACACCAGTTATTTATTAGCTCTCGAAGGAAACGAGGTGCGAATGTACATTGATTCTGCCAGCAATTATCAGGCAACTACAGCGCTGGATATAACGGCAAATATTTTCACACACGTCGTCGGTACTTACAACGCAGAGAGTCAAACTCTAAAAATATATGCAAACGGCGTTGAAATACCAAGTACACAGTCAGGTACAATACCATCATCAATTAACGATAATGCCGGTGAAACCGTAATTGGAGCAGATGATTCTGCGGCAAATTATTTCGACGGACATATTGACGATGTTAGAATATATAACCGCACACTTTCCCCTGCCGACATTCAAAATCTCTACAACTGGGCACCGGGTCCTGTTGCCTATTATCCTCTGGATGAAAACACGGGCACAACCTCAGTTGGTGATAAATCCGCAAATGGTTTTACCGGAACGCTGACAAGTATCACAGAAAACTCTTGGGTGCCGGGAAATTATGGCTCCGGTCTTTACCTAGACGGCAGCGCTGATTTTATCGATATCGGAACTGGCCCAACCAAAGTAAACACTGTCGCTTTTTGGGTAAAACCGGTAACCACTACCGAATATTTCGTCAATTTAACATCCACCACCGATTTAATATCCGCATCCGGTGGAACAATAAGTGCAACTGGACTTTCGGGTCCAACCATTTACATAAACGGTGTTCAAGGGACGACACTTACTGCAGGTGTCTGGCAACACGTTGCGGTAACAACGGCAACTGCCGAAAACGCCAGTAATTTTGAAATAGGCAGAACCGCTGATACAAATTACCTGGAAGGCACAATTGACGATATCAGAATTTATAATTACGCAAGAACTGCTTCACAAATAGTGGAAGATTTAAATGGTGGACATCCGATCGGCGGTTCCCCAATAGGAAGCCAAATTGCCCGTTACCGTTTCGACGAAATGTCCGGCGATTATTCCTACGATGCTGTTGGAAGTTACAATGGTAATCTGGCAGGTTCAGGTGTCGCCTGCCCTCAAGCTGGTGTGTCCGACTGCCCAACATGGAATACAGAAGGAAAAATAAATTCATCCATGGAATTTGATGGAAGTAACGACTGGATCGATTCAACTATCCCCAGTAACGTGACTTCAAATGTAAGTATCTCTTTGTGGTTTTATTCGCACGATGCCGGAAGTATGGGTAATTCGGCAAATCTGACACAGTACATGGTCACACAAAGAAGGTCGGCAAATAATCCACGGCTAACAGTAGGCTTAGACAACAACAGACTTGGCATGCTTTGGCACGATGGCGCAAACAATGCAGTCGAAGGAACAACCGTTCTTTCACCCAATACTTGGTATCATGCGTTTTTAACTTATAACGGTACCACGATAAATCTATACCTAAATGGCCGTCTCGAAGCAACCGCCGCAGAAAGTAGCATGACTTCAGCAACAGCAGATACTTTTGTAATTGGCGATGCAAACGATATTTCATCAGGACCGTTTGACGGACTTCTCGATGATGTGCAGATATTTTCTTCCGTACTCACCCAAGACCAGATGAACTTAATTGTTAATGCAAATGCAGCGGTCAATTTCGGTACCGGATATGACGAACAAGACCAATTGGAAGACGGTGCGGATGCCACTCCTGTCGTATACTACACATTTGATGAAAACACCGGCACTACCACAACTTACAACAAGGGATCAAATCAATATCATGGAACACTCACTAATTTTACGGAAGGAAGTTGGGTGCCCGGCAAATATGGAAGCGCTCTTGATTTCGAAAGAGACAGTTCTCAATATATATCTTTAACTACAGATCCGACCAACGTCGCCGCATTTACAGCTCAAGCGTGGATAAATATCGACGCAATAAACGGAAGTGATGAAATGACAATTGTCGGATATGTCAACGGTGTAGGAGACGAATGGACATTCTCAGTAGCAACCGATGGAACACTAGAATTCGAAGACTTTGTCAGCAGTAAATCCTCCACAACAGTATTAGCACCGGGTAGATGGTATCATGTTGCTGCAACTTACAACTACACTACACTAAACATCTACATTGACGGTCGACTTGATTCGACTCACGCAATAACCAACACCTTTGGTAGCAATGGCGGTGACTTTGAAGTTGGATTTAGAAGTCGTTTTGGATTGTCGCAATACTTCGACGGGCTTATCGATGAAGTAAAGTTTTATAATTACATTCGTACTCCAGCCCAAATAGCCTACGACTACAACCGAGGCAAGCCAGTCGGTTGGTGGAGACTGGACGAATGCCAAGGATCAACCGCCAACGATGCAAGTGGAAATGGCAACAATGGAACCATAACCGAAGGAGGAAGCGGAACAAACAGTGGCGGAGTTGGAACATGTAGCAGCGGAAATGGTGATGAGATGTGGGATAACGGTACGACCGGAAAATATCATGCGAGTTTGGATTTTGACGATACGGATGACTTGGTGTCGATAACCGACGACGAAGTATTGGATCTTCCCAATAACATTAGTATTTCAGCGTGGGTAAAAACCGGCGGCAACGAAGCGGACAATGTAGTTGTATCCAAAGGCACTCAATATGAACTTGGCATAAATGCAGACGGCGACGTTTACTGGTATAACGGAAGTACAACCGAAGACGATGCTTCCGCCAAGGTACTAACAGGTTCATGGCACCATATTGCAGTGACAAATAACGATACGACAACTAAATATTACGTAGATGGGATATTAACAGGTACCGATACCGCAGGAATAGGTGCAAATAATGCAACAAATTTTCTCATCGGCTACGACGGGACAAATTATTTCGATGGGCAAATAGATGATGTGCGTATTTATAACTACGTCCTGTCAGAAGATCAAATAAGACAAATAATGAACTTTGGAAGTGCATACTTTGGTCCGGCTGAAGGAGCGCCGTAA